A single genomic interval of Lathyrus oleraceus cultivar Zhongwan6 chromosome 7, CAAS_Psat_ZW6_1.0, whole genome shotgun sequence harbors:
- the LOC127106807 gene encoding histone-lysine N-methyltransferase ATXR3, translating to MGDGGVACMPLQQQQQQQRVIEKLPNAAEETTVCGGKSENGISSELVKVPEKKKVIKVKKVKKIVKKVKKKVVPVKKKEGVTVKGELALDIVSSNGVECGEICGQKEEVEEGELGTLKWPRNELENGEFVPEKLLPSSPPPPQNNGIENGDIVTDRWKKVQVEKGEVDVWRKKEIISEKGWRGENEKGAYGSWRGGISSDVEKGEFIPDRWHKGDTCQDDYGYGRNNRYESCRDKGWKTERDWEYTSSSGRYAGNEFFRKKEFNRSGSQHVKSAPRWESGQDRNIRISSKIADEEKNEHNGRIHAREYSSGSRLKRHGNDSDGWERKQYGDYAGFKSRRLCDDGSHHVYSDHHVYSENHSRHSVERSYRNSSSKLSADKYSSRHHESSLPTRLAYDKHGCSPRNSERSPHDRARYYDNKDHTPARRSPYGRDRSPYGRDRSPYSRDRSPYSRDRSPYSRDRSPYSRERSPYNRERSPYNREKSLHGRERSPCDRNWDKSRNRDHKLRSPIHAERSPQNRGRHHGYRDRTPNLIEQFPLDRTRQNNDRETSNKILSTEKHNSQLSCNKNPENKNIQKEPTLSGIELQGERSVHDANGPVVTGFCNEPEKEQESCRPAAINCQDSPCLQLPTEEQPSMEEDMEEDMDICDTPPHVSVFADSSSGKWFYLDYCGLEHGPSKLSDIKVLVDEGVLMPDHFIKHIDSDRWLTVENAASPLAAQSFPLIVSDSITQLVNPPEASGNLLSDTGDILQSGPKKDQERQAPLLQSMLYPDDSMLAPEPLDDLHFDERVGVLLEGYDVIPGRELEAITEALQMNFEYAEWDDMGDYKGFPEPDTCLSMDHDSKIDFASSEQDSDKDNGFTLGVPDDWFSARWSCKGGDWKRNEESQDRYSKKKLVLNDGFPLCQMPNYGCEDPRWSRKEDLYYPSHSRKLDIPLWAFCTDELVDCCGTVSRPVQSKFVSVRGVKGNVHSVVRINSCVVKDQESLVSESHHKTQSKDRYHSRSARPLSSTRDSKRSSSEEDSQSKTVIGQGSQGYCKSVESINISQDHLCAVHDLQLHLGDWYYLDGSGRERGPSSFSDLQSLVDQGIIKKYSSVFRKCDRLWVPVTSSTETLDVHRKSHQESSSVSGEFSEHQSVQSHGVSFDEPHSKSDMFNSIYPQFVGYTRGKLHELVIKSYKSREFAAVINEVLDPWINARQPKKEIEKQIYWKSEGDAHASKRIRVLVDDSEEESDFEDDSFIIENDKSTLEALSGDVTFSAEESGVTVSKGDERWGLLDGRMLARVFHFLRSDLKSLVFVSMTCKHWKASVKFYKEVSRNVNLSSLGHFCTDSVLWNIVNAYQKDKIKSMILMGCTNITAAMLEKVFLLFPGLSTVDIRGCNQFEELTPKFTNVKWIKSRNSRIIKIADETHKIRSLKQITDQSLSISKASSFGIRDNFGELKVYFDSVDKRDTVKQLFRQNLYKRSKLYDARKSSSILSRDARTRRWSIKKSESGYKKMEEFLASRLREIMKANACDFFVPKVAEIEAKIKRGYYSGHGLSSVKEDISRMCRDAMKAKNRGDANDMNHVISLFIQLATRLEESSKYVNDRDAQLKLWGNDLPLAFCSTSSKYKKNRLVTERKYRSDGIHSSLDNGEYASDREIRRRLSKLNKKSMDSESETSDDLDRSSEDGNSDGDTSTSNTDSDQEAHLERRTRESKGNGYFTPSDGLDFITDEREWGARMTKASLVPPVTRKYDVIDQYVIVADEDDVQRKMRVSLPDDYAEKLTAQKNGTEESDMELPEVKDYKPRKRLENEVIEQEVYGIDPYTHNLLLDSMPEELDWSLQEKHVFIEETLLRTLNMQVRHFTGTGSTPMSYPLQPVIQEIERCAEEHRDARMIGMCQGILKAIDRRPDDKYVAYRKGLGVVCNKEEGFGDDDFVVEFLGEVYPVWKWFEKQDGIRSLQKNSKDPAPEFYNIYLERPKGDADGYDLVVVDAMHKANYASRICHSCRPNCEAKVTAVGGHYQIGIYSVRKIQHGEEITFDYNSVTESKEEYEASVCLCGSQVCRGSYLNLTGEGAFQKVLKEWHGILDCHYLMLEACELNSVSEEDYNDLGRAGLGNCLLGGLPDWLVAYAARLVRFINFERTKLPEAILKHNLEEKRKYFSDICLEVERSDAEVQAEGVYNQRLQNLAVTLDKVRYVMKCVFGDPMKAPPPLEKLSPEEVVSLLWKGEDSFVEELLQCLTPHVEESTLNDLKSKTRARDPLNSKDIQKAIQKSLLWLRDEVRNLPCTYKCRHDAAADLIHIYAYTKYFFRVLDYKTTTSPPVYISPLDLGPKYADKLGAGFQEYRKIYGQNYCLGQLIFWHNQSDGEPDCTLARASKGSLSLPDISSFYAKAHKPSRQRVYGPKTVRSMLGRMEKHPQRPWPKDQIWSFKNSPKFFGSPMLDAVINNTPLDREMVHWLKHRPAIFQAMWDQ from the exons ATGGGTGATGGAGGCGTCGCTTGCATGCCTTTacagcagcaacaacagcaacagcgTGTTATTGAGAAGTTGCCGAATGCAGCGGAGGAAACGACTGTTTGTGGAGGGAAGAGTGAGAATGGTATCAGTTCTGAGTTGGTTAAGGTTCCTGAAAAGAAGAAGGTGATAAaagtgaaaaaggtgaagaagattgtgaaaAAAGTAAAGAAGAAAGTAGTGCCTGTGAAGAAGAAGGAGGGTGTAACTGTGAAAGGAGAATTGGCGTTAGATATAGTGAGCAGCAATGGTGTTGAGTGTGGCGAAATATGCGGGCAGAAGGAAGAAGTTGAAGAGGGTGAATTGGGGACTTTGAAGTGGCCGAGGAATGAATTGGAGAATGGAGAGTTTGTGCCTGAGAAGCTGCTTCCGTCATCACCACCGCCGCCACAGAATAATGGAATTGAGAATGGGGATATTGTTACTGATAGGTGGAAAAAAGTGCAGGTGGAGAAGGGTGAAGTTGATGTTTGGAGAAAAAAGGAGATAATTTCTGAGAAGGGCTGGAGAGGAGAAAATGAGAAAGGGGCCTATGGGTCATGGAGAGGTGGTATAAGCAGTGATGTTGAGAAGGGAGAGTTCATTCCGGATAGGTGGCATAAGGGAGACACATGTCAGGATGACTATGGGTATGGTAGAAACAACAGGTATGAGTCATGTCGGGACAAAGGGTGGAAAACTGAACGTGACTGGGAATATACATCATCTTCTGGGAGGTATGCAGGTAATGAATTTTTTAGGAAGAAGGAATTTAATAGAAGTGGGAGTCAGCATGTTAAAAGTGCACCCAGGTGGGAAAGTGGACAAGACAGAAATATCAGGATCAGTTCAAAGATTGCCGACGAGGAGAAAAATGAACACAATGGTAGGATACATGCAAGGGAATACTCTTCTGGAAGTCGTTTGAAAAGGCATGGCAATGATTCAGACGGCTGGGAGCGGAAGCAGTATGGAGATTATGCTGGTTTCAAAAGTCGAAGGCTATGTGACGATGGCTCACACCATGTCTATTCAGATCACCATGTTTATTCAGAGAATCATTCTCGCCATTCTGTGGAGAGATCTTACAGAAATAGTTCTTCGAAGTTGTCTGCCGATAAGTATTCTTCTAGGCATCACGAATCTTCTTTGCCTACCAGATTAGCTTATGATAAACATGGATGCAGTCCTCGTAATTCTGAACGATCTCCACATGATCGAGCTAGATATTATGATAATAAAGATCACACTCCTGCCCGTCGGTCACCATATGGCCGTGATAGGTCACCCTATGGCCGTGACCGATCTCCATATAGCCGTGACCGATCTCCATATAGCCGTGACCGATCTCCATATAGCCGTGACCGATCTCCATATAGCCGTGAGAGATCTCCATATAACCGTGAGAGATCTCCATATAACCGTGAGAAATCTCTGCATGGTCGTGAAAGATCCCCATGTGATAGGAATTGGGATAAAAGTCGAAACCGTGACCACAAATTAAGAAGTCCCATTCACGCTGAGCGGTCCCCACAAAATCGAGGTCGGCATCATGGCTACAGGGACCGAACTCCAAACTTGATAGAGCAATTCCCACTTGATCGAACTAGACAAAATAATGATCGAGAAACAAGTAATAAAATCTTATCAACTGAAAAACATAATTCACAACTTAGCTGTAATAAGAATCCTGAAAACAAAAATATTCAAAAGGAGCCAACTCTTTCAGGTATAGAATTGCAAGGGGAAAGAAGTGTTCATGATGCCAATGGGCCTGTTGTGACAGGTTTCTGCAATGAACCTGAAAAGGAACAAGAGTCCTGCAGGCCAGCTGCTATAAACTGCCAAGATTCTCCTTGCTTGCAGCTACCTACTGAGGAGCAGCCTTCTATGGAAGAAGATATGGAAGAAGATATGGACATATGTGATACTCCTCCACATGTTTCTGTGTTTGCTGATTCATCATCAGGGAAATGGTTTTACCTTGATTATTGTGGTTTGGAACATGGTCCTTCTAAATTATCTGACATCAAGGTTCTTGTTGACGAGGGTGTACTAATGCCGGATCATTTTATTAAGCACATAGACAGTGACAGATGGTTAACTGTTGAGAATGCAGCATCACCATTGGCGGCTCAGAGTTTTCCATTGATTGTGTCAGACTCCATAACCCAGCTTGTAAATCCTCCTGAAGCTTCTGGTAATCTTTTGTCAGATACTGGAGATATTCTTCAATCTGGACCCAAGAAAGATCAGGAAAGGCAAGCCCCTTTACTGCAGTCAATGTTATACCCTGATGACAGTATGCTTGCACCTGAACCGCTGGATGACCTCCATTTTGATGAAAGggttggtgttctgttagaggGTTATGATGTCATTCCTGGAAGGGAGCTGGAGGCAATAACAG AAGCCCTGCAAATGAATTTTGAATATGCAGAGTGGGACGATATGGGAGACTACAAAG GTTTTCCTGAGCCTGATACTTGCCTGAGTATGGACCATGATTCAAAAATTGATTTTGCATCAAGTGAGCAAGACTCCGACAAGGATAATGGCTTTACCCTTGGTGTTCCTGATGACTGGTTTTCTGCACGCTGGTCATGCAAAGGTGGTGACTGGAAGAGGAATGAGGAATCCCAAGATAGATATTCTAAAAAGAAACTGGTTCTAAATGATGGGTTTCCTCTATGTCAAATGCCTAACTATGGATGTGAAGATCCTCGGTGGTCTAGGAAAGAAGACTTGTATTATCCATCTCACAGTAGGAAGCTTGACATTCCTCTTTGGGCTTTTTGTACTGATGAGTTGGTTGATTGCTGTGGTACTGTGAGCAGACCAGTTCAAAGCAAGTTTGTTTCTGTTAGAGGAGTAAAAGGAAATGTTCACTCGGTGGTCAGGATAAATTCATGCGTGGTCAAGGACCAAGAATCATTAGTCTCTGAGTCACACCACAAGACCCAAAGCAAGGATAGATATCATTCAAGGTCAGCCCGACCTTTATCATCAACCAGGGATAGCAAGAGATCATCATCCGAAGAAGATTCACAGTCAAAAACTGTTATTGGTCAAGGTTCTCAAGGCTATTGCAAGAGTGTAGAATCCATTAATATTTCTCAAGACCATCTCTGTGCCGTCCATGACTTGCAGTTGCATTTGGGCGACTGGTATTATCTTGATGGATCGGGGCGCGAAAGAGGACCTTCGTCGTTTTCAGATCTACAGTCTTTAGTAGACCAAGGAATTATAAAGAAGTATAGCAGTGTGTTCAGGAAATGTGATAGACTCTGGGTTCCTGTTACATCTTCCACAGAAACTTTGGATGTCCATCGTAAGAGCCACCAAGAAAGCAGTTCAGTGTCTGGTGAATTTTCAGAACATCAATCAGTGCAATCTCATGGTGTTTCATTTGATGAACCCCATTCTAAGTCAGATATGTTTAACAGCATATACCCCCAGTTTGTTGGTTATACTCGCGGGAAACTACATGAATTAGTAATTAAATCATATAAGAGCCGGGAATTTGCTGCAGTAATAAATGAGGTTTTAGATCCTTGGATCAATGCAAGACAGCCAAAGAAGGAAATTGAGAAACAAATATATTGGAAATCAG AAGGTGATGCACATGCTTCCAAAAGAATCCGGGTGCTGGTTGATGATAGTGAAGAAGAGAGTGATTTTGAGGATGACAGCTTTATCATTGAAAACGATAAATCCACTCTCGAGGCTCTGTCTGGTGATGTTACTTTCTCTGCCGAAGAAAGTGGCGTTACTGTTTCCAAGGGGGACGAAAGATGGGGTTTATTGGATGGTCGAATGTTGGCACGAGTCTTCCACTTCTTGAGGTCTGATTTGAAGTCTCTTGTCTTTGTGTCCATGACATGCAAACATTGGAAAGCGTCTGTAAAGTTTTACAAGGAAGTCTCGAGAAATGTCAACTTGTCATCCCTTGGTCATTTTTGCACTGATTCCGTACTTTGGAACATTGTG AATGCCTATCAGAAAGACAAGATCAAATCTATGATTCTAATGGGTTGCACCAATATTACTGCTGCCATGCTAGAGAAAGTGTTTCTCTTATTTCCTGGTTTATCTACTGTAGATATCAGAGGGTGCAATCAGTTTGAGGAGCTCACTCCTAAATTTACGAATGTGAAATGGATCAAGAGCCGAAATTCACGCATCATTAAAATTGCTGACGAGACACATAAAATCAGAAGCCTCAAACAGATTACTGATCAATCTTTGTCCATTTCTAAGGCCAGTAGTTTCGGCATTAGGGATAATTTTGGTGAGCTGAAGGTTTATTTTGATAGTGTGGACAAGAGAGATACGGTGAAGCAATTATTCCGTCAAAATTTATACAAGCGTTCAAAATTATATGATGCAAGAAAGTCCTCTTCTATTCTCTCTAGAGATGCTCGAACAAGACGATGGTCAATTAAGAAGTCTGAAAGTGGTTACAAAAAGATGGAGGAGTTTCTTGCTTCAAGACTCAGGGAAATTATGAAAGCGAATGCTTGTGACTTTTTTGTGCCCAAG GTTGCAGAAATTGAGGCCAAAATAAAAAGAGGTTATTACAGTGGGCATGGGTTGAGCTCTGTGAAGGAGGACATAAGCAGAATGTGCCGAGATGCAATGAA GGCAAAGAATCGCGGTGATGCTAATGATATGAATCATGTTATCTCATTATTTATTCAGCTTGCAACACGGTTGGAGGAAAGTTCTAAATATGTGAATGATAGAGATGCGCAATTGAAGTTATGGGGAAATGACTTGCCATTGGCATTCTGTTCTACTTCCTCTAAGTACAAGAAGAATAGATTAGTGACTGAGAGAAAGTACAGGAGTGATGGAATACATAGTAGTTTGGATAATGGAGAGTATGCTTCTGATAGAGAAATCAGAAGGCGTTTATCAAAATTGAATAAAAAGTCTATGGACTCAGAGAGTGAGACATCTGATGACCTTGATAGGTCTTCTGAAGATGGCAATAGTGACGGTGATACTTCAACCTCCAATACTGATAGTGACCAAGAAGCTCATTTAGAGAGACGAACCAGAGAATCGAAAGGAAATGGATACTTCACACCTAGTGATGGGTTGGATTTCATTACAGATGAGCGTGAATGGGGAGCTCGTATGACGAAAGCAAGTTTGGTTCCTCCTGTTACTCGGAAATATGACGTCATTGATCAATATGTCATTGTAGCTGATGAGGATGATGTGCAAAGGAAGATGCGGGTTTCATTACCAGATGACTACGCAGAGAAGTTGACTGCTCAAAAGAATGGCACTGAGGAGTCTGATATGGAACTTCCTGAAGTGAAGGATTACAAACCTAGAAAAAGGCTTGAAAATGAGGTTATTGAGCAAGAAGTTTATGGAATTGATCCGTATACACACAATCTTTTACTTGATTCTAtgcctgaggagttagattggtCTCTTCAAGAGAAGCATGTGTTTATAGAAGAGACACTCCTTCGGACATTGAATATGCAAGTTAGGCATTTTACCGGAACTGGAAGCACTCCAATGAGCTACCCTTTGCAGCCTGTTATCCAAGAGATTGAAAGGTGTGCAGAGGAGCACCGTGACGCAAGAATGATTGGTATGTGCCAAGGTATCCTAAAAGCCATAGACAGACGTCCTGATGATAAATATGTAGCTTATAGAAAG GGACTTGGTGTTGTTTGCAATAAGGAAGAGGGCTTTGGCGATGATGATTTTGTTGTCGAGTTTCTTGGAGAG GTGTATCCTGTATGGAAGTGGTTTGAGAAACAAGATGGGATAAGATCTCTGCAAAAAAATAGCAAAGATCCAGCACCAGAATTTTATAACATATACCTTGAGAGGCCAAAG GGTGATGCTGATGGTTATGACTTGGTTGTTGTTGATGCCATGCATAAGGCTAACTATGCCAGTCGAATATGTCATTCATGCCGACCTAATTGTGAAGCAAA AGTTACTGCTGTTGGTGGTCATTATCAAATCGGTATATATAGTGTTCGTAAAATTCAACATGGCGAGGAGATCACTTTTGATTACAACTCTGTTACAGAG AGCAAGGAGGAATATGAAGCATCAGTCTGTTTATGTGGAAGCCAAGTTTGCCGTGGAAGCTATCTAAATCTAACTGGTGAAGGGGCTTTCCAAAAG GTACTGAAAGAGTGGCATGGAATTCTTGACTGTCATTATTTGATGCTAGAAGCCTGTGAGTTAAACTCCGTTTCTGAAGAGGACTATAATGACTTGGGAAGAGCTGGTTTAGGCAATTGTTTGCTTGGAGGTTTGCCAGATTGGCTAGTTGCTTATGCGGCCCGCCTT GTGAGATTTATTAATTTTGAAAGAACGAAACTTCCTGAGGCAATTCTAAAACATAATTTggaagaaaaaagaaaatatttttcaGATATATGTCTTGAAGTTGAGAGGAGTGACGCAGAGGTTCAG GCTGAGGGTGTATACAACCAGAGGCTTCAGAATCTTGCTGTAACGCTTGATAAG GTAAGGTATGTTATGAAATGTGTTTTTGGTGATCCAATGAAAGCTCCACCTCCTCTTGAGAAGCTCAGTCCTGAAGAAGTTGTTTCGCTCCTCTGGAAAGGAGAGGATTCATTTGTTGAGGAGCTTCTACAATGCCTGACTCCTCACGTGGAAGAGTCTACCTTGAATGATCTCAAGTCCAAAACTCGTGCGCGTGATCCTCTGAATTCTAAAGATATTCAGAAAGCTATTCAGAAATCTCTGTTGTG GTTGAGAGACGAGGTTCGAAATCTTCCTTGTACATACAAATGTCGGCATGATGCTGCTGCTGACTTAATCCATATTTATGCTTATACCAAGTACTTCTTTAGAGTACTG GATTATAAAACTA